Genomic segment of Paenibacillus polymyxa:
TGCTGATGTATTGCAGGCGCTCTTTTTGGCTTTACAAATTATTCAGAATGTTATCTTCCAAAACCGCAGATTTATCCCCGTATTCTTTAATAATATGTCTTTCTCCCCAAGCACAAAGAGAATCTAAAATGCCTTTCAGACTACATCCATATTCACTAAGCTCGTACTCCACCTTGGGTGGAACCTGATTATAGCTAATCCGATTGACAATGCCGTCTTCCTCTAATTCACGAAGCTGCTGAGTCAGCATTTTTTGTGTTATGGAAGGCATCATCCGTTTTAATTCGCTTGTCCGCATCTTTCCATGTGTCAAATGACACAGAATGACGCATTTCCATTTCCCACCGATCACCTCTAACGTCGCCTCAACAGAGATATTGTATTTTTTCTTCCCCAATGCCGA
This window contains:
- a CDS encoding winged helix-turn-helix transcriptional regulator, producing MGKKKYNISVEATLEVIGGKWKCVILCHLTHGKMRTSELKRMMPSITQKMLTQQLRELEEDGIVNRISYNQVPPKVEYELSEYGCSLKGILDSLCAWGERHIIKEYGDKSAVLEDNILNNL